Proteins from a genomic interval of Salvelinus sp. IW2-2015 linkage group LG14, ASM291031v2, whole genome shotgun sequence:
- the cul1b gene encoding cullin-1b has protein sequence MSSNRGQNPHGLKQIGLDQIWDDLRAGIHQVYTRQSMAKSRYMELYTHVYNYCTSVHQSSQGRGSAVPNKPSKKSSTPGGAQFVGLELYKRLKEFLKNYLTSLLMDGEDLMDECVLKFYTQQWEDYRFSSKVLNGICAYLNRHWVRRECDEGRKGIYEIYSLALVTWRECLFRPLNKQVTNAVLKLIEKERNGETINTRLISGVVQSYVELGLNEEDAFAKGPTLSVYKEYFECQFLTDTERFYTRESTEFLQQNPVTEYMKKAEARLLEEQRRVQVYLHESTQDELARRCEQVLIEKHLEIFHTEFQNLLDADKNQDLGRMYNLVSRITDGLGELKKLLETHIHNQGLAAIEKCGEAALNDPKVYVQTTLNVHKKYNALVMSAFNNDAGFVAALDKACGRFINNNTVTKMAQSSSKSPELLARYCDSLLKKSSKNPEEAELEDTLNQVMVVFKYIEDKDVFQKFYAKMLAKRLVHQNSASDDAEASMISKLKQACGFEYTSKLQRMFQDIGVSKDLNEQFKKHLTNSEPLDLDFSIQVLSSGSWPFQQSCTFALPSELERSYQRFTAFYGSRHSGRKLTWLYHLSKGELVTNCFKNRYTLQASTFQMAILLQYNTEDLYSVQQLTDSTQIKTDILVQVLQILLKSKLLVLEDENANIDEVEFKPETLIKLFLGYKNKKLRVNINVPMKTEQKQEQETTHKNIEEDRKLLIQAAIVRIMKMRKVLKHQQLLAEVLNQLSSRFKPRVPVIKKCIDILIEKEYLERVDGEKDTYSYLA, from the exons ATGTCGTCCAACAGGGGCCAGAACCCACATGGGCTGAAGCAGATCGGGCTGGACCAGATCTGGGACGACCTGAGGGCTGGCATCCACCAGGTGTACACACGGCAGAGCATGGCGAAGTCACGCTACATGGAGCTCTACAC CCATGTGTATAACTACTGTACCAGCGTGCACCAGTCCAGTCAAGGCCGGGGGTCTGCCGTCCCCAACAAGCCCTCCAAGAAGAGCAGTACTCCTGGGGGGGCCCAGTTCGTAGGCCTGGAACTCTACAAGAGACTCAAGGAGTTCCTCAAGAACTACCTGACCAGTCTGCTCATG gatgGTGAGGACCTGATGGATGAGTGTGTGTTGAAGTTCTACACACAGCAGTGGGAGGATTACCGGTTCTCCAGTAAGGTGCTGAATGGGATCTGTGCTTACCTCAACAGGCACTGGGTCAGACGTGAATGTGATGAGGGACGCAAGGGCATCTACGAGATCTACtcg TTGGCGTTGGTAACGTGGAGGGAGTGTCTATTCAGACCCCTAAACAAACAG gtaacGAATGCGGTCCTGAAGCTGATCgagaaggagaggaatggagagaccATCAACACCAGACTCATCAGTGGTGTGGTGCAGTCCTACG TGGAGCTGGGGCTGAATGAGGAGGATGCGTTTGCTAAGGGTCCTACGCTGTCAGTGTATAAAGAATACTTTGAGTGCCAGTTCCTCACGGACACTGAACGCTTCTACACACGAGAGAGCACCGAGTTCCTCCAACAGAACCCTGTTACTGAGTATATGAAGAag gcCGAGGCCCGTCTGCTAGAGGAACAGAGGCGTGTGCAGGTGTACCTCCATGAGTCCACTCAGGATGAGCTGGCCAGGCGGTGTGAACAGGTGCTCATAGAGAAACACCTGGAGATCTTCCACACAGAGTTCCAGAATCTACTGGATGCTGACAAGAACCAAG ATCTAGGTCGGATGTATAACTTGGTGTCTCGTATAACGGATGGCCTGGGAGAGCTAAAGAAACTCCTAGAAACACACATCCACAACCAGGGCCTGGCCGCTATAGAGAAATGTGGGGAGGCCGCTCTCaac GACCCTAAGGTGTATGTCCAGACCACACTGAACGTCCATAAGAAGTACAACGCTCTGGTCATGTCTGCCTTCAACAACGACGCTGGCTTCGTAGCTGCTCTAGACAAG GCGTGTGGTCgtttcatcaacaacaacacgGTCACTAAGATGGCCCAGTCCTCCAGCAAATCACCTGAACTACTGGCTAGATACTGTGACTCTCTGCTCAAGAAGAG TTCTAAGAACCCAGAAGAGGCAGAGTTGGAGGACACACTCAACCAAGTG ATGGTGGTGTTTAAGTACATAGAGGACAAGGATGTGTTCCAGAAGTTCTATGCTAAGATGCTGGCTAAACGCCTCGTCCACCAGAACAGTGCTAGCGACGACGCAGAGGCTAGCATGATCTCCAAACTCAAG cAAGCGTGTGGCTTTGAGTACACATctaaactacagaggatgttCCAGGACATCGGAGTCAGCAAAGACCTCAACGAACAGTTCAAGAAACACCTGACCAACTCTGAACCTCTCGACT TGGACTTCAGTATCCAGGTGTTGAGTTCCGGGTCCTGGCCGTTCCAGCAATCATGCACTTTCGCTCTGCCCTCCGAG TTGGAGCGTAGCTACCAGCGGTTCACAGCATTCTACGGCAGCAGACACAGCGGTCGGAAACTCACCTGGCTCTACCACCTGTCTAAAGGAGAGCTGGTCACCAACTGCTTTAAAAACAG GTACACTCTGCAGGCCTCTACCTTCCAGATGGCAATCCTGCTGCAGTACAACACAGAGGACCTGTACTCCGTACAACAACTCACTGACAGCACACAGATCAAAACC gACATTCTGGTTCAAGTGTTGCAGATCTTGTTGAAATCCAAATTGCTG GTCCTGGAGGATGAGAATGCTAACATAGACGAAGTGGAGTTCAAACCAGAAACCCTGATCAAACTCTTCCTGGGATACAAGAA TAAGAAGCTGCGTGTGAACATTAACGTTCCTATGAAGACTGAACAGAAACAGGAGCAGGAGACCACACACAAGAACATAGAGGAGGACCGCAAGCTCCTCATACAG GCTGCCATAGTGAGGATAATGAAGATGAGGAAGGTTCTGAAACACCAGCAGCTCCTGGCTGAAGTCCTAAACCAGCTCTCGTCCCGCTTCAAACCCAGAGTCCCTGTCATTAAG AAGTGTATAGACATCCTGATAGAGAAGGAGTATCTGGAGAgagtggatggagagaaagacacGTACAGCTACTTGGCTTAA